The Setaria viridis chromosome 6, Setaria_viridis_v4.0, whole genome shotgun sequence genome contains a region encoding:
- the LOC140223086 gene encoding ABC transporter G family member STR-like: MHTKQLQREPSTSMHRQQQQQHEVTGGRRAGRETANGGHSAAAADMPAGGHRTERAERPGAGHRVERAETYATHAAERAGDARRGAAAAEMPARRTERKKSLESFLDAPDNARGGQHQHKHRGGGGGGGGHVPVRPVPAPGEKVMNFPGQGLEFKELSYSVIKKQKKDGVKVKKEVYLLNDISGQALRGQVTAILGPSGAGKSTFLDALAGRIAKGSLEGSVSIDGRSVTTSYMKQISSYVMQDDQLFPMLTVLETLRFAAEVRLPPSLSRAEKLKRVWELIEQLGLQTTAHTYIGDEGIRGVSGGERRRVSIGIDIIHKPSLLFLDEPTSGLDSTSAHSVVEKVKEIAKGGSIVLMTIHQPSFRIQMLLDRIVILARGRLIYLGSPITLPTYLAGFGRPVPDGENSIEYLLDVIKEYDESTLGLEPLVSYQRDGSKPNEAAKTPIPKTPRTPYQKSVQFRQIQLKSNQFSVTTATPHAHPFSNFESYNIDEEEENFDNSLERKSQTPLHTGTSTYHPRLASQFYKDFSVWVYHGVTGTPHRKPTWTPARTPARTPMSSYQRSRVATPHHQPPPSPHEPVFKPEEPTYHEYQLDLEPLDAPEDGPKFANPWLREVAVLSCRTALNVVRTPELFLSREIVLTVMALILSTLFHRLSDANFTTINRLLNFYIFAVCLVFFSSNDAVPTFIQERFIFIRERSHNAYRASSYVISSLIVYLPFFAIQGFTFAVITKFMLHLQSNLVNFWIILFASLITTNAYVMLVSALVPSYITGYAVVIATTALFFLTCGFFLKRTNIPIAWRWLHYISAIKYPFEALLVNEFKGSRCYVGTQNELSPGPLGQIKPSDLHISLNLNLTTCPLIGQDVLSTMDITIDNIWIDVAILLAWGVLYRLFFYVVLRFYSKNERK; encoded by the exons ATGCACACGAAGCAGCTGCAGCGCGAGCCAAGCACAAGCATGCatcgccagcagcagcagcagcacgaggTGACGGGCGGCCGGAGAGCCGGCCGGGAGACGGCCAACGGCGGCCACAGTGCGGCCGCTGCCGATATGCCGGCCGGTGGTCACCGCACTGAACGGGCCGAGAGGCCAGGTGCCGGCCACCGCGTTGAGCGGGCCGAGACGTATGCCACCCACGCGGCGGAGCGAGCGGGCGATGCTCGGAGGGGCGCTGCGGCGGCCGAGatgccggcgcggcggacggAGCGGAAGAAGAGCCTGGAGAGCTTCCTCGACGCCCCAGATAATGCGCGAGGGGGGCAGCACCAGCACAAGCaccgcggcggtggtggcggtggtggtggccacgTCCCAGTGCGGCCGGTGCCGGCCCCGGGGGAGAAGGTGATGAACTTCCCCGGGCAGGGGCTGGAGTTCAAGGAGCTGTCTTACAGCGTCatcaagaagcagaagaaggaCGGCGTCAAGGTCAAGAAGGAGGTGTACCTGCTCAACGACATCTCCGGCCAGGCGCTCCGGGGGCAGGTCACGGCGATCCTCGGCCCCAGCGGCGCCGGCAAGTCGACGTTCCTCGACGCGCTCGCAGGGAGGATCGCCAAAGGGAGCCTCGAGGGCTCCGTCAGCATCGACGGACGTTCT GTGACCACGAGCTACATGAAGCAGATTTCATCCTACGTGATGCAAGATGACCAGCTGTTTCCGATGCTCACGGTGCTGGAGACTCTGAGGTTCGCGGCCGAGGTCCGGctacctccctccctctcgAGGGCCGAGAAGCTGAAGCGGGTGTGGGAGCTCATTGAGCAGCTGGGTTTGCAG ACAACAGCTCACACATACATTGGGGATGAAGGGATACGAGGCGTCTCTGGTGGGGAACGCCGCAGGGTGTCAATTGGCATAGACATAATCCATAAACCATCCCTGCTGTTTCTCGACGAACCGACCTCTGGTCTTGACTCCACCAGTGCACACAGCGTGGTGGAGAAAGTGAAGGAGATTGCAAAAGGGGGAAGCATTGTGCTGATGACAATTCATCAACCATCTTTCAGGATTCAGATGCTTCTTGACAGAATTGTCATCCTCGCAAG AGGAAGGTTGATCTATCTAGGCAGTCCAATAACACTTCCCACATACCTTGCTGGATTTGGCCGACCAGTACCTGATGGAGAGAACAGCATTGAGTATCTCCTGGATGTCATCAAGGAATACGATGAATCAACACTAGGACTTGAGCCTTTGGTTTCCTACCAGAGGGATGGCAGCAAACCCAATGAAGCTGCTAAAACTCCAATACCAAAGACACCAAGAACACCATATCAGAAATCAGTGCAGTTCCGACAAATCCAGCTCAAAAGCAACCAGTTTTCTGTCACAACTGCAACACCTCATGCTCATCCCTTCTCAAACTTCGAATCGTACAATattgatgaggaggaggaaaatTTTGACAACTCTCTTGAGAGGAAGTCACAGACTCCATTGCATACTGGAACCTCAACCTACCATCCAAGACTAGCTTCACAGTTCTACAAGGATTTCTCAGTTTGGGTTTATCATGGTGTCACAGGGACACCACACCGTAAGCCTACATGGACGCCAGCTCGAACACCAGCAAGGACCCCAATGTCAAGCTACCAACGCAGCCGCGTGGCTACTCCGCACCATcaacctcctccatctccacatGAACCAGTTTTCAAGCCAGAGGAGCCAACCTATCATGAGTACCAGCTTGATCTTGAACCACTAGATGCCCCAGAGGATGGTCCTAAGTTTGCGAATCCATGGCTCAGGGAAGTCGCTGTACTTTCATGCCGTACTGCACTAAATGTAGTGCGCACACCAGAGCTATTCCTCTCCCGGGAGATTGTTCTAACTGTCATGGCACTCATCCTTTCAACACTCTTCCACCGCCTTAGTGATGCAAACTTTACAACCATCAATCGCCTCCTCAACTTCTACATTTTTGCAGTCTGCCTTGTCTTCTTCTCATCCAACGATGCTGTTCCCACATTTATCCAAGAGCGCTTCATTTTCATCCGTGAGAGGTCCCATAATGCATACCGTGCTTCATCTTATGTGATATCCTCCCTTATTGTCTATCTCCCATTCTTTGCTATCCAGGGCTTCACCTTTGCAGTCATCACAAAATTCATGCTCCATTTACAAAGCAATCTGGTGAATTTCTGGATCATACTTTTTGCTTCCCTCATAACAACCAATGCATATGTGATGTTGGTCAGTGCACTTGTTCCAAGCTACATCACTGGATATGCGGTCGTTATTGCGACAACTGCGCTCTTCTTCCTCACTTGTGGATTCTTCCTGAAGCGGACAAACATCCCTATTgcctggcggtggctccattaTATCTCTGCGATAAAGTATCCATTTGAGGCATTGCTTGTGAATGAGTTCAAAGGAAGCCGTTGCTATGTTGGCACACAAAATGAGCTTTCACCTGGACCTCTGGGACAAATCAAGCCAAGTGACCTTCATATCAGCCTGAATTTGAACTTAACGACATGTCCCCTGATAGGCCAGGATGTGCTCTCCACCATGGACATAACAATTGATAACATCTGGATAGATGTTGCAATTCTACTTGCCTGGGGTGTGCTCTATAGACTTTTCTTCTATGTAGTCCTGAGATTCTACTCCAAGAATGAGAGGAAGTAA